One Acinetobacter colistiniresistens DNA segment encodes these proteins:
- a CDS encoding enoyl-CoA hydratase-related protein, producing the protein MQTLIQVETPIDGVMLLSLNRPEKRNALNNATLQCLSDLLEQAEQNPAVKAVVLTGNRNCFAAGADLSELAEMDAVALQLDIRPKLWQQIDSFTKPIIAAVNGYALGAGFELVLHSDMVICGDNTKFALPEIGLGMLPGAGGTQRLARLVGQQLTMRWAMTGEMISAKQAQQYGICSEVVPTVLTVEYAIQLASQIANQAPLAIGVIKQSIKSIHETTLSQGLKSERQNFVWLAATKDRNEGINAFFEKRKPIFRGE; encoded by the coding sequence TAGATGGGGTCATGCTACTCAGCTTAAACCGTCCAGAGAAACGTAATGCTTTAAATAATGCCACTTTACAGTGTCTATCTGATCTGCTGGAACAAGCAGAACAGAATCCTGCCGTGAAAGCGGTTGTGCTGACAGGCAATCGCAATTGCTTTGCTGCGGGTGCAGACCTGAGCGAATTGGCAGAAATGGATGCCGTAGCTTTACAGCTCGATATCCGTCCAAAGCTATGGCAGCAGATCGACAGTTTTACTAAACCCATCATCGCTGCTGTGAATGGTTATGCCTTGGGCGCGGGCTTTGAGCTGGTGTTGCATTCGGACATGGTGATTTGTGGTGACAATACCAAATTTGCCTTGCCCGAAATTGGTCTAGGCATGTTACCTGGTGCGGGTGGTACCCAACGTCTTGCACGTCTGGTGGGGCAGCAACTCACCATGCGCTGGGCAATGACAGGTGAAATGATCTCAGCTAAACAAGCGCAGCAGTATGGCATCTGTAGTGAAGTGGTGCCGACTGTACTCACGGTGGAATATGCCATTCAACTGGCAAGCCAGATTGCCAATCAAGCGCCTTTGGCAATTGGGGTGATCAAACAATCGATCAAAAGTATTCATGAGACCACCTTAAGTCAGGGACTGAAATCAGAACGACAAAATTTTGTCTGGTTGGCAGCAACCAAAGATCGAAACGAAGGCATTAATGCATTCTTTGAAAAAAGAAAACCAATCTTTAGAGGTGAGTGA
- the paaG gene encoding 2-(1,2-epoxy-1,2-dihydrophenyl)acetyl-CoA isomerase PaaG, which produces MDYKNIIVEEKNGVGYLTFNRPQALNSFNVDMHREVAEVLNLWAKKPEVRCIVISGEGRGFCAGQDLGDRVVDPNAAAPDLGYSIETYYNPLIRSIVNMPKPVICAVNGVAAGAGANIALACDLVIAAKSANFVQAFCRLGLVPDSGGTWFLPRAVGHARAMGLALLGDKLPAETAKEWGMIWDVAEDSELKSKVTELAERLAKQPTFGLSLIKKAIHQSSNHSFDEQMHLERDFQRIAGRSEDYREGVQAFMNKREPNFQGR; this is translated from the coding sequence ATGGACTATAAAAATATTATCGTGGAAGAAAAAAATGGTGTGGGGTATTTAACCTTCAATCGTCCACAAGCATTGAATAGCTTTAACGTGGACATGCACCGTGAGGTGGCTGAGGTTTTGAATCTTTGGGCAAAAAAACCAGAGGTTCGCTGCATCGTGATCAGCGGCGAAGGTCGTGGTTTCTGCGCAGGGCAAGATTTAGGCGATCGAGTGGTTGATCCAAATGCTGCAGCACCTGATTTAGGTTACTCGATTGAAACCTACTATAACCCGTTGATTAGAAGCATTGTGAATATGCCGAAGCCCGTGATTTGTGCGGTAAATGGTGTAGCTGCAGGGGCCGGTGCCAATATTGCCTTGGCCTGTGATCTAGTGATTGCCGCGAAATCTGCCAATTTTGTACAAGCATTTTGTCGTTTAGGCTTGGTTCCTGACTCCGGTGGAACTTGGTTCTTACCACGTGCTGTAGGCCATGCGCGTGCTATGGGGCTCGCGTTGCTGGGTGATAAATTGCCTGCGGAAACGGCTAAAGAATGGGGCATGATCTGGGATGTAGCTGAAGATAGTGAATTGAAAAGCAAGGTTACTGAACTGGCAGAACGTTTAGCCAAACAACCTACTTTTGGTCTGTCGCTGATTAAAAAGGCCATTCATCAATCCAGTAATCATAGTTTTGATGAACAGATGCATTTAGAACGAGATTTTCAACGTATTGCTGGGCGTTCAGAGGATTATCGTGAAGGGGTGCAAGCCTTTATGAATAAGCGTGAGCCAAACTTTCAGGGGCGTTAA